The nucleotide sequence agcacaggtttaggctagtcacagcagaggatcacaagagcctaatagctatacccttatgaacacaaaagatgatgctaagtgaaatgaactccatgttatggaaacaattgttatatcacttttgtaactactttcaccgtgctatgtgtaactgtagcctctattatttttgaacctcttgtatgcccttccttggttgtaccttcactatctctgtatcttatctgagtacattggaaaccatgtataccggtattagaactaggaaagtgtaagggaacaacaaaatcgagagacacagggtaaaaaagacaaatgattacaaaagcaatacttgcaaaactgtttagtgtaaatacAAACATGCTGCTCTCACTGAGTAGATAAGCTTCCTTCTTGTCAGTTCTTGTCACACTTAGGATTGAACATTACACATCCTTCAAAAGTACATCCCATTCTGATCTAGGGATAGTGATCCTTGGTTTGCTTCGGTCTGCTGCCGGGAGAACCAAACCTCCAGCAGCTTCTTGGTCCCTTTGAAAAAATGTGCAGCTTCCATCACTGTGAGACTAGCGAACAACCAACAACCACAGAAATCAACTACATTAAATCTCCTCTCCCGCTGCTGCTGCAGATTATTCCACGTTACTATCGATcaggttcctctttttttttttttgctataattttatattaacttctttttaaaagcGATTAATAAAATTTTCCCGGATTGTGTGTCTGTGAGTGAAAGTTGAACGTGAGTCCGTTGGAAATAGAGGCAGATACAGTTCAGTCTCTTGTAGTCCGCTGCATTCCCGTTAGAGTAGAGCGAGCGCTAGCTAATGTCGCTGGCCACACTGTGTAACCCAAATACCaggcatcttgatctgtgtcatccctttaaCATCTTCGCTCCCTGCCAATAACtccttccattatttttctttctttcttttttttttttttttttggccagttctgggccttggactcagggcctgagcactgtccctggcttcttcctgctcaaggctagcactctgccacctgagccacagcgccccttctggccgttttccatatatgtggtgctagggaattgaactgagagcttcatgtgcaggaggcaagcactcttgccactaggccatattcccagcccccattatttttcttaattgtgtagtatagacagtgaactcctgaCTGCATTctgccccttcttccctcctccatttgtgtACCACCTTCTACTCAGCCCCTCTCTAGTTAGTACATATTTCCTTATGATTACGCTTATGTCATTGGGCTCTCAGTCTTTctaaaaagaattatactatttgagctctccactGAGTCTGtgatacttcagttaattcatttctaGCAGCTTTCAGAGTACACACTGTTAATGTACATATTTATTAACATTCTAGCTACGACAAATGAAGGAAATGAcgtaatatttgtttgtttgggactGGCTTACTTCATTCTTAACATGTTTTGAGTATCAGAGAAAATTTGAGATAAATCAGTTAAGCACCAGTTCTTTAAATTATTCCTCAATTAACAATTACCATATCAAATGATTCAAACTGACGGAGATGTTGAGAGAGTAAATTAAAGCACTTTTCACCATATTTGGAAGTTGCTGAAAGCTGTTGAAAAGGGCATTCTAAAAATGAGTAGTACCAGAAGGCAGGGGTTCATGCCTTGAATCCTACCCAGTCAGAGggtgcgatctgaggatcaaagttcaaagctagccaagcagattaatccacaagactcttatctccaattaatcagccaaaacTTGGGACTAAACACTGGGCTAAAAAGCTAGAGCATCATCCTAGAGCAAAACATACAACCAAGAGCATGAGCCGGTGACTTCAAGCcctatatacaaacacacacacacacacacacactcaaagtgAGATCTTAACGAGATATAATTAAGAAATTTCTGCTAAAACTACAAATGAATGAAGTCTAGAAAGGATAAACAATAAACCAGAAGAGCCAGGGATACAACTTTGCTTGTATACCCACTATTCCTCAGGTAAATCACTATCACGTCACAAAAAAGAGATAAAGCTAGTCATAAGCAACTAAGTTTTTGTTTGGTAAATGATACTAATCATTACTTTTCCACCAACTTTGTCCCAATGGAATGTTAATAAAGGGGTGCTTTATTTTGCAGGTCCTATCTTACACAACTAAAGGCATTCACAGGATCCTATGCTCCCCTGTGGGAGACAGATGGTAGAACTGGCTTACCGGAAGGTGGCTGGGGTCTCCTTGTGACACAGGGAAATCCTGGGGTAGCAGGAGAGGCTCGCTTTTGGCACAGCTCTCCTGGCTGAGGAGCGTGTCCGCATAGTTGGGCTGCGGGAAGATCAGGTGGCTCTTCCCCGAGTCCGCGGTGAGCGACACCTCATGGGAATAGGTCTGCAGGAAAGCGTGCACCCCATCCACACCCACCAAGTGTGAAGCAGGTAGACCTGCCAGCCCACTGTGTGCTGTCGGAGACGGACGGCTCGTGTGCCAGCGTCTCAGCCTCAGGGCCAGCAGCACGATGACAAAAGCCAGAAAGACACAGGACACCACGGCCACTGCCACCACTAAGTACAGCGTGAGGTCGGAGTCCCCTGTGTCAGGGGCAGTGTGGACGCTGCTCAGATCTGCAAGGACGTCGGGGATGCTGTCGGCCACGGCGATGGTGAGCGTGACGGTGGCCGAGAGGGGCGGCTGGCCGTGGTCCTGCACCGCCACCACGAGGCTCTGCTTGAGCGCGTCTCTGTCCAGCAGGGCCCGCGCCGTGCGCACCTCACCCGTGTGCAGCCCCACCGTGAAGAGCCCCGgctcgctggccttgagcaggcggTAGGACAGCCAGGCGTTCTGTCCTGAGTCTTTGTCCACGGCCACCACCTTGGTCACCAGGTATCCTGGCTCTGCAGAGCGAGGCGTCAGCTCCACGCCTGTGGAACCATCGGTGGGGAAGGTGGGGTAGAGGATCTCAGGTGCATTATCATTCTGGTCCAGCacgaacaggctcagggacacatTGCTGCTGAGGGGTGGCTTTCCAGCGTCAATGGCAATCACAAGCAGCCGCAAGTCTTGGAACTGCTCGTAATCAAAGGAACGAAGAGCATACAGGACTCCCGTGTTGGAGTTGATGGAGATGTAGGAGGACAGAGGCGCTCCCTGGATGGTGTCCTCTGTGAGAGAGTAGGTTACTTGGGCGTTCTCCCCGCTGTCAGGGTCCTGGGCTGTCATGCCTAAGATGGACGCTCCTCGGGGGTTATTTTCTGGAATGTAGGCAGAGTAGGAGGCATGAGTGAAGGTGGGTGGGTTGTCATTGATGTCTGTCACCTGCAATGCAATATGCATCTCTGTAGACAGGGGAGGTGTTCCCTGGTCAGTGGCAGTTAGCAGGATGTCATATTCTGAGACTTCCTCTCTGTCCAGAGTGCTGTGTGTCAACAACCGGTAATAATTTCCATAGGTCTTTTCCAGTCTAAATGGAAGATGATCTGGAATGGAACATGTGACGAGGCCATTCTCTCCCGAGTCAATGTCATGAACGTTGAAAAGAGCAATGACTGCTCCTGGTGAAGAAGGCTCTTGGACAGAGCTGTTGAGCGAGGTAACTGTGACTTCAGGAGCATTGTCATTTACATCCACGACTGTCACGAGCACCTGACATCGGGCTCGAAGACCAGGTCTATCATGGGCTTCTACATCGATATGGTAGAATCCAGACTCCTCATAATCCAGATCCCCTAATATTGTGATGATTCCACTGACAGAATCCAACTGGAACAGCTGGGATATTCTGTCTAGGTCATTTCGGAAGGAATATGTCACTT is from Perognathus longimembris pacificus isolate PPM17 chromosome 22, ASM2315922v1, whole genome shotgun sequence and encodes:
- the LOC125340144 gene encoding protocadherin gamma-A4-like, which encodes MAAASPSNCRRLVWMCFVLGALWEVRAQQIRYTVREEMEEGSAVGNLARDLGLEPRELAERGVRIVSRGKAQLFALSPRGGGLVTAGRIDREQLCHTSAQCVAHLEILLEDKVSIVGIEVEITDVNDNAPRFGTEQREIQVVEIEIPGTRFPLPEAFDPDIGLNSLQGYQLSSNAHFSLDVQRGPNGVQYPELVLERALDREEEPVHHLVLTAYDGGDPVRSGTARIHITVLDFNDNAPAFTQPEYHVSVRENLPVGTQLLTIKATDPDEGTNGEVTYSFRNDLDRISQLFQLDSVSGIITILGDLDYEESGFYHIDVEAHDRPGLRARCQVLVTVVDVNDNAPEVTVTSLNSSVQEPSSPGAVIALFNVHDIDSGENGLVTCSIPDHLPFRLEKTYGNYYRLLTHSTLDREEVSEYDILLTATDQGTPPLSTEMHIALQVTDINDNPPTFTHASYSAYIPENNPRGASILGMTAQDPDSGENAQVTYSLTEDTIQGAPLSSYISINSNTGVLYALRSFDYEQFQDLRLLVIAIDAGKPPLSSNVSLSLFVLDQNDNAPEILYPTFPTDGSTGVELTPRSAEPGYLVTKVVAVDKDSGQNAWLSYRLLKASEPGLFTVGLHTGEVRTARALLDRDALKQSLVVAVQDHGQPPLSATVTLTIAVADSIPDVLADLSSVHTAPDTGDSDLTLYLVVAVAVVSCVFLAFVIVLLALRLRRWHTSRPSPTAHSGLAGLPASHLVGVDGVHAFLQTYSHEVSLTADSGKSHLIFPQPNYADTLLSQESCAKSEPLLLPQDFPVSQGDPSHLPVSQFYHLSPTGEHRIL